One genomic segment of Tachyglossus aculeatus isolate mTacAcu1 chromosome 17, mTacAcu1.pri, whole genome shotgun sequence includes these proteins:
- the RAD51D gene encoding DNA repair protein RAD51 homolog 4 encodes MVTLRPELCPGLTERSVHLLRENGIRTVVDLVSARLEEVSQKCGLSYKTLVAARRLLLAQFSALPLSGADVYEELAETTAILPTGLPGLDQILDSGLYTGEVAELTGAPGSGKTQVCLCAAASVAHGLGRDVLFVDSTGGFTATRLLQLLRARTRDEEEQAGALRRIRVVRSFDAFGVLDALQDLRGSFSQQGMDAAGPVKMVVVDSVSAVISPLLGGRQSEGLAVMMQLARELKTLAREFGVAVMVTNHVTRDRETGRPRPGLGRSWSFVPSTRVVLEGAGPRRTARLAKSPRQPTGIQEALDLDSWGTPATNPSPEAS; translated from the exons ATGGTGACCCTCCGGCCGGAGCTGTGCCCGGGCCTCACGGAGCGCTCCGTCCACCTCCTGAGGGAAAATGGGATCAGGACAG TGGTGGACTTGGTCTCGgcccgcctggaggaggtgtctCAGAAATGCGGCCTGTCTTACAAG ACCTTGGTGGCGGCGAGGCGCTTGCTGCTGGCCCAGTTCTCGGCGCTGCCCCTGAGCGGGGCGGACGTCTACGAGGAGCTGGCGGAGACCACCGCCATCCTGCCCACGGGCCTCCCCGG CCTGGACCAGATTCTGGACTCGGGCCTGTACACCGGAGAGGTGGCCGAGCTCACCGGAGCCCCCGGGAGCGGCAAGACACAG GTGTGCCTGTGCGCGGCGGCCAGCGTGGCCCACGGCCTCGGCCGGGACGTCCTGTTCGTGGACTCGACGGGCGGCTTCACGGCCACCCGGCTCCTCCAGCTGCTGCGGGCCCGGACCcgggatgaggaggagcag GCCGGGGCACTGCGGCGGATTCGGGTGGTGCGGTCGTTCGACGCCTTCGGGGTACTGGACGCCCTCCAGGACCTGCGGGGCAGCTTCTCTCAGCAG GGGATGGACGCCGCGGGCCCGgtgaagatggtggtggtggatTCGGTGTCGGCCGTCATCTCCCCGCTCCTGGGAGGCCGACAGAGCGAAG GTTTGGCCGTGATGATGCAGCTGGCCCGGGAGCTGAAGACCCTGGCCCGGGAGTTTGGCGTGGCCGTGATG GTGACCAACCACGtgaccagagacagagagacggggCGGCCGCGGCCAGGGCTGGGCCGCTCCTGGAGCTTCGTGCCCAGCACCCGGGTGGTCCTGGAGGGGGCCGGGCCCCGGCGGACGGCCCGCCTCGCCAAGTCGCCACGCCAG CCAACGGGCATCCAAGAGGCGCTGGATCTGGACTCCTGGGGGACCCCGGCAACGAATCCGTCGCCAGAGGCTTCCTGA